A stretch of DNA from Telopea speciosissima isolate NSW1024214 ecotype Mountain lineage chromosome 5, Tspe_v1, whole genome shotgun sequence:
TCCAAGTACATCTTGGGGTAGTATAGATGCTTACTTTAATCTCACTAACTATTACAGATGCCTTTGGGGAGCAGGGGAAAGATGCTGAAGATGGATTTCCTGCCATACCCTCGAATGCTGTGTTAAGCATTGATCTTGAGTTGTTATCTTTCAAGCCTGTTGCTGATGTTACTGGTGATGccaaggttttgaaaaagatTTTGAAGGAGGGAGAAGGCACTATCACAGCAAATGAAGGGGCAGCTGTGACTGGTAATTATTTGTATATATGCATTGCACTTCATAACAATTTTTATTGTGGGcgtttttattttcaaaattgtgttGCTTTTTAAGGAATATTGTATCctttctagagagagagagctcttttattattaaaaacatAGAACTGTTAAAGAGCTCTTTTATCCAATTGATACTGTACCGTACCGTACCGAGTATGgtatcatttcccatatcgaTACCGTACCATTTCGGTATATGGTATGTATTCGGTATGGTATACTGTATTTGTTATACgtttcttatattatattatatatatagtatatagaATATGTCATATTcttatatatttattatataagtaaatacatatatgtatatatatgccAATAGTACGGTACCGGTATTCGGTATGTACCACTGGTATCAACCTCCATACCGAGTACGGTATGGTACCATTTTCCCATACTGGTACCGTACCGAATTGTATTTACCGGTTCAGTAAACGGTTTCGGTGccgaattgacacccttaagttTATGCAATGGAGGCACTGTATTTCTATATATAGCACTCCAAGGATGTTATATTGTTTTTGGTATGTTTTTTACTGATGTAAATGAATCAATGgtttctcctcccccccccctccccaatgGAACCATATGCAGTTAGGTATACAGCTAGGATGGGAGATGGTACCACATTTGAGAGAAAAGGCTTTGACGGAGTGGGGACATTGGAATTTTTAATAGATGAAGGTTGGCTCATCTTGagttattttcattttttatattttattgagTATGTAGATCAATCTATCTCACATGAAAATGGTCTTGGAAGTTTCTCTGGAAGTGCCTTTTTGCCTTAATGAtttgtttgtttggttgcaGAACAAGTGATTCCTGGATTAGACagggcagcagcaacaatgaagAAGGGTGAACTGTGCATTGTGACAATAAATCCTGAATATGGATTTGGAAGTGTTGAAGTTAAACGGGACCTTGCGGTTGTTCCTCCATCTTCAACTGTGTTTTATGAAGTAGAAATGCTAGACTTTATTAAGGTACTGTTGTGCTGAAATTcttatatgattgaattttagAAACTGGATCTTAAACAATACTAGACCCCACGATAGACTTGTTGAAAAATCTCCACAACTTTACTAGCATAATGGAGCTCATAACATCCAATTCTTAAATGTGAAAATGTCATCATACGTACTGTTACATATTATGATAGATTTCTAATAGGATTAGGAGGTAGTTCATGGATGTGTAATGCATTTGCTTTTGCTAATAATATACTGTTACAGGAGAAAGCACCTTGGGAGATGAATAACACTGAGAAAATTGAAGCagctgggaagaagaaagaggagggtAACATATTGTTTAAGAGTGGGAAGTATCAAAGAGCAGCAAAAAGATATGAGAAGGTAATGCAAACAGTTGACTGAAGTATATACAGTGAAGGTTCTCATTGATAATGGTAACTGAGTTGCTACAATCTTATTAAAGTTTTCTATTttcccgaaaaaaaaaaagaggaaggatTGCTTCTTTtgtaagaacaagaaaaagatatACTGAAATTTCATACCCACGCAAGGTGAAGTATTATATTTTGTCTGTTAATGTATTACTAATATTTAAAGTTTTCACACATGATTGTGTAATAAATATGTAGTGTGCACTTTTTCTATGATGCAATAGTTGCCTATTGTACCTCAAACTGTGTAGCTGTTCTAATAACTTTTATCCCCAAGTAGGACTCTACATAGTGTCTTCTGCCACTTTGCATGTGGTAAATGTCAGCCAAAAAAGCACTACTCCCATTTTGAATTGGCAATGAAATTTTAATAGCTGAAATTACTAAGAAAGTCTAATATATGGTTTGTCCATACTGCTAAAATTGGAACATAAACCATGACATGTGGCCAATCCAGGGAGTCTTCTTTAAAACGGATGGTTAGACTCTACCACAATCATCACTCCACATTGCTGATATTCGGAAATTTATGTTTTATAGTTGGTCCAAGTAGCTTACCTTGGCTGCTCTGCCTGTTGTTAAGTTGATTTTAGCCATGTGGGAGGATGATGTGGCCCTTCAACTGATTGATTGATAGGAACTCTATGAATTGGTCAGATGTCATAATAAAGGGGGCCGTATCAGCTGTATGGCCTTCCTTTTTCCATAATGTCTTCTAGACCATTTTAAAAGCCTTAATGTGCCATTTGCTGAAATGTGATTCATCTGAAACTTATCCACATGAATAGGGAGAAATGTGTGCAAAGTGTCCACCAAATCGGAGCATCAGCTAATATGCCACATGGCAGACAAAGGCCCTTGAAACCATGCTTTGTAGAACATAGCAaatgttctctcttttcttgtgATCTGTATGAATGATTTTTGTATGCTTTTATTGGGAAATTTTGCAGacaaaatttcaaaatctgaGTACACGGAGATGGTGACACCTGATGCAAAACCTCTCGAAGCTTTATggaataaattaaaaaaggggaaattatCTTTGCTTAAACAAAATTGACTAAAACCTCCCTTTATTCGAAAAAGTAAATT
This window harbors:
- the LOC122661603 gene encoding 70 kDa peptidyl-prolyl isomerase-like isoform X4, which encodes MTRGEKANLMVQPLYAFGEQGKDAEDGFPAIPSNAVLSIDLELLSFKPVADVTGDAKVLKKILKEGEGTITANEGAAVTVRYTARMGDGTTFERKGFDGVGTLEFLIDEEQVIPGLDRAAATMKKGELCIVTINPEYGFGSVEVKRDLAVVPPSSTVFYEVEMLDFIKEKAPWEMNNTEKIEAAGKKKEEGNILFKSGKYQRAAKRYEKAADYISEDFTFGDDEQKLVKALRVSCWLNHAACCLKLNDFQGAIKLCSKVLDVEFHNVKALYRRAQAYMETEDLYLAELDIKKALEIDPENRDVKKVQKTLKPLQAESNKRDAKLYTNIFAHMWKDDTVVAKRLKVERVEDEERNEEVMAKDMEDGAVGFSSAPANEIAMDSCTSP